A section of the Virgibacillus sp. NKC19-3 genome encodes:
- a CDS encoding alpha-N-acetylglucosaminidase TIM-barrel domain-containing protein, producing the protein MSKNKHLVWQLIVTMMVVLLLYSVAPVSAEDDSGYSSDDHSFSELQSQPIQPCSDHSGNQGNDVGDSQVNLNAASDVIERLLPCEQAEQIQLGELDPSEYDKETFEIKPGPEQYITISGSSTSALLMGVQWYLKYEANANISLNGEQLDLPEKLPLPEQTIQRDANVENRFALNDTDEGYTDPYEDWDYWEHKIDVLAMHGINEVLVYPGSEAVYQKTFEEFGYSAEEMRDWIPSPAHQPWWLLQNLSGFPSPIPQNVIDERAELGRDIADRLRELGMTPVFPGYHGIVPFDFEEKNPGVNIVPQGTYHRFTQPDWLDPTDESYPKVAEAFYENQSELLGDSSMYKMDLLHEGGEAGNVDVGDASIAVQEALEQAHPKATWAILGWHSNPLPETIEAVDKDKVLVLDGISERSSAENREEDWDQTPYAFGTIWNFGGHTNMGANLTVWNEKYFQWLNKSDSSLQGTALMPEAIDNNPAAVEFFTELAWHDEQIDMNDWFAAYATARYGADDEHAQTAWQTIGQTVYDLPANNSSEKATEMYSLEPSLTAPTTGIHYQDELHYDKAQFEQALTELLKVDSSLKDSSAYQFDLMDVTRQFLANKGRNLFPKIKNAYNQGDEEAFHELTTKWLEYMKLTDKVAATNEHSMVGPWIENAKSWATNEEERKRLEYDARSLISIWGTPGLDDYGRRQWSGLVGDYYHSRWEKYFESLDNTLKTGQPPELIDWYEYGQEWAQQTNNYPTEPSGDITEIANDIHETFAEEPDGELSLSSNKEVISKDDKETIISATFTNQNGITEVEDLNLKLNVPDGYSAQAQTPDTNEQIDPGETFTVKWTVTAPEDVSNQATAKFVVDASFENGDQTANITDETRLLVENDVQTPYQTVSFNDATFSQGEDDFAIYGGGEDMWKSKDYYGAIYQEDGLGNTDTVTVKVDHQDRTGPYARAGIVARNDLTDQNNSAGYINLSVTPDHGCMLSWDSNGDGTLDSKENATEFNGPTYVKLSRNGSLFTASCSSDGEHWKEVGTATVPDADENLDTGVFMSAANGSDDSNGLAQFKDFSIESESSVEVMISLVDQYEEAGEITNSQTARSMHLQLTSVGHFVDQDEMDKAVKHLSTFKQMLDHNEENEQITEEAADTLRGHADNLLEEWN; encoded by the coding sequence GTGAGTAAAAACAAACATTTGGTATGGCAGCTGATTGTAACAATGATGGTGGTCCTTCTATTGTACTCGGTTGCACCTGTATCTGCGGAGGATGATTCCGGGTATTCCAGCGATGATCATTCGTTTTCAGAACTGCAAAGTCAACCCATCCAGCCATGTTCAGACCATTCGGGTAATCAAGGCAATGATGTTGGGGACTCCCAAGTGAATCTGAACGCGGCAAGTGACGTGATTGAAAGACTGTTACCATGCGAGCAGGCCGAGCAGATTCAATTAGGAGAACTTGATCCTTCTGAATATGATAAGGAAACATTTGAAATTAAACCTGGTCCCGAGCAATATATTACGATTTCCGGATCAAGTACAAGCGCTTTATTAATGGGAGTACAATGGTATTTGAAGTATGAAGCCAATGCAAACATTTCATTAAATGGGGAGCAGCTAGATTTACCTGAAAAGTTACCTTTACCGGAACAAACGATTCAACGTGATGCAAACGTAGAAAATAGATTTGCATTAAATGATACCGATGAAGGGTACACCGATCCATATGAAGATTGGGATTACTGGGAACATAAAATTGATGTACTTGCTATGCATGGGATTAATGAAGTCCTTGTATATCCGGGGTCAGAGGCTGTTTATCAAAAAACATTTGAGGAATTCGGATATTCGGCAGAAGAAATGCGCGACTGGATTCCCTCGCCTGCCCATCAACCATGGTGGTTATTACAAAATTTAAGTGGATTTCCAAGTCCTATCCCTCAAAATGTGATTGACGAACGGGCAGAACTGGGAAGGGATATTGCTGATCGATTGCGTGAACTTGGAATGACACCGGTTTTCCCGGGATATCACGGTATTGTTCCATTCGATTTCGAGGAGAAAAATCCGGGTGTCAATATTGTTCCTCAAGGGACATATCACCGATTTACGCAACCGGATTGGTTGGATCCGACAGATGAGTCATATCCGAAAGTTGCGGAGGCCTTTTACGAAAACCAAAGTGAACTGCTGGGAGATTCCTCCATGTATAAAATGGACTTGCTTCATGAGGGAGGAGAAGCTGGGAATGTAGACGTTGGTGATGCTTCAATAGCTGTGCAGGAAGCGCTTGAACAAGCCCATCCAAAAGCTACTTGGGCGATTCTTGGCTGGCATTCCAATCCGCTTCCGGAGACGATTGAAGCAGTTGATAAAGATAAGGTACTGGTTCTAGATGGCATCTCTGAAAGAAGTTCTGCAGAAAATAGAGAAGAGGATTGGGATCAGACACCTTATGCATTTGGAACGATTTGGAACTTTGGTGGTCATACGAACATGGGAGCCAATTTGACGGTTTGGAATGAAAAGTACTTCCAATGGCTTAACAAAAGTGATAGTTCCCTTCAAGGAACGGCATTAATGCCTGAGGCGATCGACAATAATCCGGCTGCCGTGGAGTTTTTTACCGAATTGGCTTGGCATGATGAGCAGATTGACATGAATGATTGGTTTGCAGCGTATGCGACCGCTCGCTACGGTGCTGATGATGAACATGCTCAAACGGCATGGCAAACGATTGGACAAACAGTATACGATTTGCCTGCAAACAATTCGAGCGAAAAAGCAACGGAAATGTATAGTCTTGAACCAAGTCTTACTGCGCCTACTACAGGTATTCACTATCAAGATGAGTTACATTATGATAAAGCACAGTTTGAACAAGCGTTGACGGAACTTCTGAAGGTGGATTCAAGTCTTAAAGATAGCAGTGCCTATCAGTTTGATTTGATGGACGTGACCAGACAATTTTTGGCAAACAAAGGACGAAACTTGTTTCCGAAAATCAAAAATGCGTATAACCAAGGTGATGAAGAAGCCTTCCATGAACTCACCACCAAATGGCTGGAGTATATGAAACTGACGGACAAAGTGGCAGCTACGAATGAACATAGTATGGTTGGTCCATGGATTGAAAATGCCAAAAGCTGGGCAACGAACGAAGAAGAACGTAAACGACTGGAATATGATGCCAGGTCCCTTATTTCCATATGGGGAACTCCTGGACTCGATGATTATGGACGTCGTCAATGGTCAGGTCTTGTCGGAGATTATTATCACTCAAGATGGGAAAAATATTTCGAATCACTTGATAATACACTTAAAACAGGCCAGCCACCGGAGTTAATTGATTGGTATGAATATGGTCAAGAATGGGCACAACAGACCAACAATTACCCGACTGAACCATCCGGTGACATTACCGAAATTGCTAATGATATTCATGAAACGTTTGCGGAAGAACCCGATGGAGAACTCAGCCTATCAAGCAACAAAGAAGTGATTAGCAAGGATGACAAGGAAACAATCATTAGCGCAACGTTTACGAATCAAAATGGGATTACAGAAGTAGAGGATCTGAATTTGAAATTGAATGTTCCTGATGGGTATTCTGCACAAGCACAAACACCTGATACGAATGAACAAATTGATCCTGGTGAAACATTCACCGTGAAGTGGACTGTAACAGCCCCTGAGGATGTAAGCAATCAAGCTACTGCTAAATTTGTCGTAGATGCTTCATTTGAAAATGGGGATCAAACCGCTAACATAACGGATGAAACCCGATTGCTTGTTGAAAATGATGTGCAAACACCTTATCAAACCGTATCATTTAATGATGCAACGTTCAGCCAAGGTGAAGACGACTTTGCCATCTATGGTGGTGGAGAAGATATGTGGAAATCCAAAGATTACTATGGTGCTATTTACCAAGAAGATGGATTAGGAAATACAGATACAGTAACGGTGAAAGTTGATCATCAGGATCGGACCGGACCTTACGCCCGTGCAGGGATTGTGGCTCGTAATGATTTAACAGACCAAAATAATTCTGCAGGCTACATCAATCTTTCCGTTACACCGGATCATGGCTGCATGCTTTCGTGGGACAGTAATGGAGATGGAACATTGGATTCGAAAGAAAATGCAACTGAGTTTAACGGACCTACGTACGTAAAGCTTTCCCGAAACGGGTCGCTTTTTACGGCATCGTGTAGTTCGGATGGAGAACATTGGAAAGAGGTAGGAACAGCAACCGTTCCTGATGCGGATGAAAATCTAGATACAGGAGTGTTCATGTCAGCAGCAAATGGATCTGACGACAGCAACGGTCTGGCACAATTTAAGGATTTCTCCATTGAATCCGAGTCAAGTGTCGAGGTAATGATATCGCTTGTTGATCAGTATGAGGAAGCTGGCGAAATTACAAATAGTCAGACAGCAAGATCCATGCATCTGCAATTAACTTCTGTTGGTCATTTTGTCGATCAAGATGAAATGGATAAGGCAGTTAAACATTTGAGCACATTTAAGCAGATGCTTGATCACAATGAGGAAAACGAACAGATAACAGAAGAAGCTGCAGACACACTGCGGGGACATGCTGATAACCTACTTGAAGAATGGAATTAA
- a CDS encoding CalY family protein — translation MGIKKQLGMGVATAALGLTLIGGGTFAYFSDSETTNNTFAAGTLDLAVEPTEVIEVENIQPGDSMTRDFELQNNGSVDMNKVLLETDYSVIDAEGDNTDDFGNHIQVEFLYNADQVNEVIYETTLAELKEMTPEAVNEEVFIPALGEDGLEAGTSDDLVVEFTFVDNGEDQNEFQGDTLNLEWTFTAQQATDEDN, via the coding sequence ATGGGAATAAAAAAACAATTAGGTATGGGAGTTGCAACGGCTGCACTTGGTCTAACGTTGATAGGTGGAGGGACGTTTGCCTATTTTAGTGATAGTGAGACAACGAATAACACGTTTGCAGCGGGAACGCTTGATTTGGCCGTGGAACCGACGGAAGTAATTGAAGTGGAGAATATCCAGCCCGGGGATTCCATGACGCGCGATTTTGAACTGCAAAATAATGGCTCCGTGGATATGAACAAGGTGCTCCTGGAAACAGATTATTCCGTGATTGATGCAGAAGGGGACAATACCGATGATTTTGGAAACCATATTCAAGTGGAGTTCTTATACAACGCTGACCAAGTAAATGAAGTGATTTATGAAACAACATTGGCTGAACTGAAGGAAATGACACCAGAAGCTGTAAATGAAGAAGTATTCATTCCGGCACTTGGAGAAGATGGGCTTGAAGCTGGTACCAGCGATGACCTTGTTGTTGAATTTACCTTTGTTGATAATGGAGAAGATCAAAATGAATTCCAGGGTGATACGTTAAATCTGGAGTGGACATTTACAGCTCAACAAGCAACAGATGAGGATAATTAA